The Huiozyma naganishii CBS 8797 chromosome 6, complete genome genome includes a window with the following:
- the FLC3 gene encoding putative flavin adenine dinucleotide transporter (similar to Saccharomyces cerevisiae FLC3 (YGL139W) and FLC1 (YPL221W); ancestral locus Anc_6.241), whose translation MNMRQRARFCWLVIQALLCFSTLVQAKRKLVATSLVTCMENSQLSSNSFDVVFDPDDRSLHYTLDLTTDINSYIYADIDVYAYGFKIITKNVDLCNINWKQFCPVHPGRIEIESIEYLSQDLVADIPGIAYQVPDIDAYAKVYVYSNTSEYLACIQVFFSNGKTVSQTGVKWATAVVAGIGLLLSALLSTFGNSTAASHISANTMSLFLYFQSVVVVSMQHVHRVPPIAAAWSENLVWSMGLIKIHFMQKIFRWFIDSTGGTSSLNLTATNKSVLTQRSLQYVNTLFRRANDILYGNRNTSIFRGIKRMGYMMGIENTNIVATGFTFFVLCGYVLAGFIMVCKYSIELSIRAGWMKPNRFVEFRQNWKLILKGALLRYIYIGFTQLTILSFWEFTEVDSGAVVTIACLFVVLSVGLMAWSSYRTWFFARKSIQEYNNPAALLYGDQFVLHKYGFIYTMFKASFYWWNVVLLGYVFVKSLFLGFAQGSGQTQALTLFILDLFYFVALIYYKPYLDKPTNIMNIFICAVTLVNSFLFLFFSDLFKQPYKVSAVMGWIFFIMNAAFSFLLLMMIIAFTLMIVFSKNPDLRFKAAKDDRTSFQRHTSVPDEKDGLGELAALGELAKDHDDHWEDMMDGSSRSPGNIFASDTALIGTNDPHSTESNIPLDSEKMYGGLNNEAVVNDPFEEHAHIVTNGESTSVMPSNHSNLNDSDDELIDPFRDQNHPNNPRNRDSLFVESQSFIIPSLDDGANYDHTSGVSRDHH comes from the coding sequence ATGAACATGAGGCAGCGCGCGCGGTTCTGTTGGCTCGTTATACAGGCTCTGCTATGTTTTTCTACACTAGTGCAAGCGAAGAGGAAACTCGTCGCAACGTCGCTGGTTACATGTATGGAGAACTCCCAACTCTCCTCGAATAGTTTCGACGTTGTGTTTGATCCGGATGACAGGTCGCTGCACTATACGCTCGACCTGACCACGGATATTAACTCGTATATTTATGCGGATATCGATGTGTACGCTTACGGGTTCAAAATTATTACCAAAAACGTCGACCTGTGCAACATAAACTGGAAACAATTCTGCCCCGTGCATCCAGGGCGTATAGAAATCGAGTCAATAGAGTATTTGTCCCAGGATTTGGTAGCCGATATCCCGGGGATCGCTTACCAAGTACCAGATATAGACGCTTACGCTAAAGTGTACGTTTACTCGAATACTAGTGAGTACCTGGCCTGCATACAGGTTTTCTTCAGTAATGGGAAAACTGTGTCACAGACTGGTGTCAAATGGGCCACCGCAGTAGTAGCAGGTATCGGACTGCTTCTGTCCGCGTTGTTGTCCACTTTCGGGAACTCAACTGCCGCGTCGCACATTTCAGCCAACACAATGTCTCTGTTCCTTTACTTCCAGTCGGTCGTTGTTGTCTCCATGCAACATGTGCACAGAGTGCCACCTATCGCGGCCGCATGGAGTGAGAACCTCGTGTGGTCTATGGGGCTGATCAAAATCCATTTCATGCAGAAAATCTTTAGATGGTTCATAGACTCGACTGGTGGGACCAGCTCACTGAACTTGACAGCTACAAACAAGTCTGTGCTTACGCAGAGGTCGCTACAGTATGTCAACACGCTGTTCAGAAGGGCAAACGATATTTTGTACGGGAACAGGAATACGAGTATCTTCAGAGGGATCAAGAGGATGGGGTACATGATGGGTATTGAAAACACAAATATCGTCGCTACAGGGTTCACCTTCTTCGTATTATGTGGATATGTCCTTGCTGGGTTCATCATGGTCTGCAAATATTCAATTGAACTGTCCATCAGAGCAGGTTGGATGAAACCAAACAGATTTGTGGAATTTAGACAAAATTGGAAACTGATCTTGAAGGGTGCCCTATTGAGATACATTTACATTGGGTTCACGCAGTTGACGATTTTGAGTTTCTGGGAGTTTACTGAGGTGGATTCTGGTGCAGTTGTCACTATTGCGTGTCTGTTTGTCGTTTTGTCTGTGGGACTGATGGCTTGGTCGTCCTATAGAACGTGGTTCTTCGCTCGAAAATCCATACAAGAGTACAATAACCCAGCAGCGCTCCTTTACGGTGACCAGTTCGTTTTACACAAATACGGGTTCATCTACACAATGTTCAAGGCATCATTCTACTGGTGGAATGTCGTCCTATTGGGCTACGTGTTTGTGAAATCGTTGTTTCTTGGATTCGCTCAAGGGTCGGGACAAACTCAGGCTTTGACGTTGTTCATTCTCGACTTGTTCTATTTCGTCGCGCTCATCTACTACAAGCCTTATCTGGACAAGCCTACAAACATCATGAACATTTTCATCTGTGCTGTCACTTTGGTCAACTCCTTTTTATTCCTATTCTTTTCAGACTTGTTCAAGCAGCCTTACAAAGTCTCTGCAGTCATGGGCTGGATATTCTTCATTATGAATGCTGCATTCTCATTCCTGCTATTGATGATGATCATCGCATTCACTTTGATGATCGTGTTCTCGAAGAACCCAGACCTGCGGTTCAAAGCAGCAAAGGATGACAGAACTTCATTCCAAAGACATACCAGTGTTCCCGATGAAAAGGACGGGCTGGGCGAACTGGCTGCTCTCGGGGAGCTGGCAAAAGACCATGACGATCACTGGGAGGATATGATGGATGGATCGAGCAGAAGTCCTGGTAACATATTTGCTTCTGATACAGCCTTGATAGGTACAAATGATCCTCATTCCACTGAAAGCAACATTCCATTGGATTCAGAAAAAATGTATGGAGGTTTGAATAACGAAGCGGTAGTGAATGAcccatttgaagaacacgCCCATATAGTAACAAACGGAGAATCCACATCAGTGATGCCTTCCAACCATTCCAACTTGAACGACAGCGACGACGAACTTATAGACCCATTCAGAGATCAGAATCATCCCAACAATCCAAGAAATAGGGATTCACTATTCGTGGAATCTCAGTCCTTTATCATCCCCTCATTGGACGACGGCGCCAATTACGACCATACCAGCGGTGTAAGTAGGGACCACCATtaa